In the Clarias gariepinus isolate MV-2021 ecotype Netherlands chromosome 10, CGAR_prim_01v2, whole genome shotgun sequence genome, GATGACGGCCATGGCTGCCTCGTCGTTACTCGGGCTGCTGGAGCCGGGCTCGTCCATGATGTCGATGCTCAGGTGGGAGTTATCGCCTGCGGAGGAGAAGAGCgagatttattacacactctcacacactacggTGCTCGTCATAGTGGAACAACCTCCCTACTGTAATGGTGCGACTCTTAACACGAACACGACACGCACAGTAGCTTCTGGGCTCCGATGCGCCCTCTAGTGGACGAcctcaattttaaaatactattagGAGTCAGgtgttaaaataaacatgcGCTGTCCTAGAAAACTAATCAGATTGAAGTATTCAACAGTAAAATCCCTTCATCCCTTTTCTTTATTCCCCCATTTAatccagtttttctttttttttctccgatCCTGTTTCAtctccttcttttttctttcactttcctTGTATCcactttttcattctttttcttctgaCATCATCTTTTATTCCCTTTGCTTCTACTTTTTTTCAtccactttttgtttttgtcttataCATGttaattccctttttttttttttattctttacttcaGACGCCTCCCCCCAGTCTTTCCTACATCCCCTTTAGTCTCTCTCTTCATCCCTTTTCAGCCTGGCTTACTTTCATTATCTAtgtacatttctgtttattctgtTACCCCTTCTTTATTACTCCCCAccgcttttttttattgattcctTATTTCTCACCCCTCCAATCTGTTTTTCACCTTATCTACTTTAATTTTCTTGATCCAACCCACTTATCTTCTTTCCCCCAATTTATCCTTGTCccctcacctttttttttttttatttctctcttcatCCACCTTTAGTTTTCCCTTCCTGAAAgtcataatgttttttcttttcatttataaataagTAAGTTTGTCCCGGATCTGACGGACAGGAGCGTTTAGGGAGACGCAGGTCTCTGTAGTTAAACAGGACCCGCCGTGGATCCGATTAGCTGCGCTCTGCTACAGGAGCTCACTTCACTCGCTAAATAATCAGAGGTGACGTTAAACAAGACGCTCACTCATGATGGAGTTGTTGGAGTACGGGTATCCTATGGAGTCCGGGCCGGGGCCGAGTCCGCTGGAGGGAAGGTCCGGGGTTCCGCCGTTCTGAATCTACATgaagaggaaggaaaaaaagttgTGGCTCGTTAAATCAGCTATAGGGCAGCATTTACTGCTACCATTACTAATATTACTGTTCCTGCTATTAATATTACAACTACCACTCCTGCTATTACTGTTACTATTATTCATGCTATTAATACTACTACTCTTAGTAGTATTAATTACTGCagctactactattactactgctGCTATCACTATTACTACTAATACTGCTCCTGCTGTTATTACTAAAcgagtacacaaaaaaaaaggaggtataaggaaatatttaaaaaaaaaaaaatacaatcaaatGAAAAGGTAAAACGTTGTCTGTGAGTATAacctgaaggtttttttttttttttttttagactttttaaataGAGGACACAGATCTCAGGTTCACATGTACCATCATGTTAGAAAAGActctctgctctctcctctGAGAATCTGGGTCAGACGCTCAGAATAGAGCgacagagaaaaggaaagagaaatcCATTTCCTCTCACTTTTTTGCCCCCCGGCGAGCAGGTGTCGGGCGGGGGGGTGCTGGTGATGTTGAGCGGGCTGGAACCGCAGCTGGACGGAGACGAGCCTCGAATCCTGGACGGGAAAAATAAGAGAAAGAcgagtcagagagagaaagagaggtcgGGAAACTGAGAGATGTTGCGAGACGCGTCCTGAGAGACGTCCCTCACCTCTGGATCTCCATCACCTCCTCGGCAATCATGCGGCCAATTTTGCCCGCTCCGGCTCGCGTCCCTCCCGGGATGCCCGGGACCGTCTGGAGAGCACGTTTCCCTCCACCTGCAAAAACAGAATCGGttaaatctcacacacacacacacgcaagcaaGCAAAAACACTTGGACTTCATTAAATTCATGATTAATGAAAATACAGGCAGCGATCAGAATCAAATCTCCATCCTGCTTGAAGGAGACCAAAcgggtgaaagtctgatggagtgagatcaggactatagcgAGGACACTTTAACACCTCAGAGTGTGGACgggcttcagctcttcagtaagcgtctcactgtaacgagcgctGCTGactgttgaacctttttttcctgatcgtgttccaatacttctggcccttgagaacCTCAGAAAACTGTAggcattgatgaattttccagctgatggttttgactttttaccttttttctcTGTCTAATTAATCTAAACAAACTTCTCAGGTTTAAAGCgagcgagtgagagagtgagggatCTGACCGTCTCCGGATGTCAGCACGCTGTCCATGCTCTGAGGCGAGGAGGCGGATTGAGGATACCCGGCGTCCGTCCCCTCTGGCACGCTCCctctgagaaaaagaaaaaaaaaacattgtgtttaCAAGACTCGCTACACAAAGCTGACAGATtattacacacacgcatactgtggtgacctcatcatcatcatcatctcctctctctctgattCTTAGGGTGGTGCTCCATTCACCGTCATGTTCAGTGATAATAATATTCTGTCTTCAGCTCGTCGGCTGCTGGTCCTCCACGGAACGCTTTGTGAAATTTCAGACGCACTCAGTCGTCTGATACGAGTTTAATAGCAGCTTTTAAACCGTGTTTAATCAATCGCTCCGTCAGAGACGCTCCTGTCGGCTGGCGCGGGATCAGGAGCGCGAGTGTGTTCCTAATTTATCATTCCATTAGTCTATCTGTTGGAGTACTCCTGTGGTGAAGAGCgggggtggagagagagagagagagaggggaaagaaAACGAAAGTGTCTTTTGGAGAGAAAAACGACTATTGAAGGAAAAGGCCGTTCCAGGGTTCCCGGGAGGCCGGCGTCTAATAGTTAAGATGTGAACGATAAGTTCTAGCAATGATTCGGTTGAGATCGCGTGTCTGTGCTGAGAACGAAGCACCACCCAAAATCTCCCGCCCACTGATTTACATTACAGAAACGGGGGGGGGAGCCAATACTTTATAGCCCATCTGTCTCTACGTACAGGCGGTAATTAACCACCTCCTGTGTGACCTACAGACACAGCGAGAGTAGCAGATTTAATGATGACTGAAAGGTCTGTGGAGAAGGGGAGGGATCTTACGAGACCACGGTGTTGGTGGAGACGATGTACTCCACCTCTTTGGTCCAGGGGTTCATGAAGCTGAACCAGCGGCTCCTCAGGGTGATGAAGGACCCGTCTTTGATCTTAAACTTGTAACAGTTTGTGGTGATCTTTTCTCTCATCTGCAGAACTGAGAAGAAGTCAGAGTTACCACCTTAATGAGCTTTACACTGATAGAGGTTAGAGAGGAGACTAGGCAGAGGTGAGGATAGACACTATCAAAACGTGTCGGTGATGGAGGACTAGACGGGAAACTTGACGGAGGGCTGGACGGAATTAAACCTAGTTTGTGAAGTAATActagacagaaataaaaatggaatcAAACCACGTCTGTGACAGGGTACTAGGCAGAAGGCTCGACAGAATCAAACACTGTCAGTGATGGGAGACTAAACGAAAGGAAATCAAACCTAGTTTGTGATGGAAGAACTAGACGGGAGACTAGACAGAAGGCTAGACACTAGGCTAGATGGGATGAAACCTTGTCTGTGATGGAAAACTAAACGGGAAACTAGACAGAAggctaaacaaaaataaacccaGTTTGTGATGGTAGACTAGACAAAAAGCTAGACAGAAAAATAACTATAACTGAACCTTGTCTGGGATGGGAGACTAAATGAAAGGCTAGACGAAATCAAACCTAGTCTGTGATGGAGATCTAGACAAAAGGCTAGACAGAAGTACACCTTGTCTGTGACAGGAGACTAGACAAAAACTCGTTTGTGATGGAAGACTAGGCAGAAGACAAGGGGGTCTTCCTGTCTAGCTTTTCATCTAGACAAAAAGCTAGACAGGAAAATATGCATAACTGAACCTTGTCTTTGATGAGACTCAAACCTAGTCTGTGACGGAAGACTAGACAGAAACAAACCTAACGTGTGACGGGAGACTAGATGGAATCAAACCTTGTCTGTGGCATTCGGCCAGATGTCCGATGTCGTCCTGATGGAAATACTCGTAGAAGGACGTTCCCAGAAGCTCTTGAGGTAAATACGCTAGAATGGCCGTCGCTCTGGAAGGAAACGAACATCAGACGAGTATTTAATGCCCGAGAATCGATACGTCTTAAAGGAGCGATACGTTAACAATCGGACGGTCCATTAAAAATCCAATAAAACCAGCAGCTTTTAGAAGCATCGCATTcttcaaagaaagaaaatataaatccacctgcatatacatttttaaagatcGATTTAAACTATACATAATTCAACAATTTACACGTCTAAAACATATCTAAGATGTGTgttaaataattcaataaagTCACTACAGCAATGTGTtgaataaatatagaaataactgaatACAGACAAGGCCGACCCTGTGACCTTTGGCAGACACTAATGAATATTATCGAATACGGAAATGCAACGGTCACATGACAAAGTGTCAGAACAAACAATATCTAATCTACTGTATACGGTGACGGTGAAGGGGACGAGGTCGGACTCTCACCTCTGGTCGACGAAGACGAACTTGCCGTCGATGGTGTGGCGGGAGACGTACTCTGTGGGTTTGACGCGGATGTCCCCGTTGACCGGCTGGAGGACGATGTGGGGATGCAGACGCCCGATGGCCACCAGACAGCTCAGGTTGCAGCCCTCGTTATCGGGCTCGTTGTCCTCGTCCAGACCCATCTTGGTAGGAGGCCAGCTCTTCAGGTAGCCCGTGCTGTGGATGGTGCAGAAGCTCTTCCTGTCTGCTGTTAGAAGAGAACAATCacgtgtgtgaaagagagaacgTCCATCACGtctaattattaaatatgattCTCTAGACCAACGCTGAACTGAGCTACCTTTCTTCTTAGAGCAGGTGGACGGGAAGTCCTTGTCCTCCATTTTGACAGACGGCCGATTGCACTTCATCCTGCAGAAGAAGGAGCGACGTGCTCCCGAGCAAAGTCTGGAGGGACCGGGGGTGATGTCCGTCTTTACAGGCAAACCAGCTgtggacgagagagagagatatatgGACAGAGTTGGAAAAAGGAGAAAGATGGTTAGATCCAGAGAAAGACAAAAtgaaagacagacaaacaggcagaagacagaagaagaaaaagaatgaatgatGGAGGGAGCACATGagtgaaagagggagagagacacatACAGTCAGAAGGGGGGAGGAGGGAAAGGGAGCAAGAGAGACAAGAGACGTGTgtaaggagagggagagagagacgtaaacaggaagaaagagagagggacaggggagacaaaaaagaagagagggagagagaaaaacagaaaagagagagagaaagaaagacagaaacggACACATGGGGAAAAAGAGGCAAaaggaaaagacagaaaaaaaaaagagagaaagaaaaaatggtgAAAGGGAGATCAATCGAAGCTGAAGGAGTGTTTTGACGTTGTGACGTGACTGCGTGTGAAGTCGTACTTTTGGCATCGATGAGTCTCTCCCTCGGGGCCGTGTCGGAGGACGAGAGCTGCTCCTTCACTTTGGCGATGTCCTTCGGGTGCAGGTAGTCGAACAGGCTCTGACCGATCAGGTCgttctgcagaaaagaaacCGTGAGAGTCTCGGGCGTGTGtgaacaggagaaaaaaaaaccctgtggaGAAACCAAACGCTACCTGGCTGTAGTTGAGAATTTTATACACGGACTCGGAGACGAAGAGAATTTTGCCCCGATCGCATCCCACGACGAACAGGAAACCGTCGGCCGCCTGCCGAGGAGAACGACACATCACTTAACAAAATATTCACCACGGGATTTCACTGCAGgagatttaagaaaaaatagataaatccTACTTTCAGTATCAGATGCTTGAGTTCGTCGTCGGATAAAAACGCGGGCTTGTAGTTGGCCTCGGTGTACGGGTTTGTCGCTCCTGAGAGGGGAAGGAGATGCCCGAGGTTAATGCCAATCAggacgcagtgtgtgtgtgtgtgttagggtttAAAGTAATTTACCTCGTAATGTCTTCATGTGTTGTACAGCCA is a window encoding:
- the bmal1a gene encoding basic helix-loop-helix ARNT like 1a isoform X2 — encoded protein: MADQRMDISSTINDFMSPGSTELISSSVGTPGMDYTRKRKGSATEYHDGMDTDMEKQLGREDQPGRIKNAREAHSQIEKRRRDKMNSFIDELASLVPTCNAMSRKLDKLTVLRMAVQHMKTLRGATNPYTEANYKPAFLSDDELKHLILKAADGFLFVVGCDRGKILFVSESVYKILNYSQNDLIGQSLFDYLHPKDIAKVKEQLSSSDTAPRERLIDAKTGLPVKTDITPGPSRLCSGARRSFFCRMKCNRPSVKMEDKDFPSTCSKKKDRKSFCTIHSTGYLKSWPPTKMGLDEDNEPDNEGCNLSCLVAIGRLHPHIVLQPVNGDIRVKPTEYVSRHTIDGKFVFVDQRATAILAYLPQELLGTSFYEYFHQDDIGHLAECHRQVLQMREKITTNCYKFKIKDGSFITLRSRWFSFMNPWTKEVEYIVSTNTVVSGSVPEGTDAGYPQSASSPQSMDSVLTSGDGGGKRALQTVPGIPGGTRAGAGKIGRMIAEEVMEIQRIRGSSPSSCGSSPLNITSTPPPDTCSPGGKKIQNGGTPDLPSSGLGPGPDSIGYPYSNNSIMSDNSHLSIDIMDEPGSSSPSNDEAAMAVIMSLLEADAGLGGPVDFSDLPWPL
- the bmal1a gene encoding basic helix-loop-helix ARNT like 1a isoform X3; this encodes MADQRMDISSTINDFMSPGSTELISSSVGTPGMDYTRKRKGSATEYHDGMDTDMEKQLGREAHSQIEKRRRDKMNSFIDELASLVPTCNAMSRKLDKLTVLRMAVQHMKTLRGATNPYTEANYKPAFLSDDELKHLILKAADGFLFVVGCDRGKILFVSESVYKILNYSQNDLIGQSLFDYLHPKDIAKVKEQLSSSDTAPRERLIDAKTGLPVKTDITPGPSRLCSGARRSFFCRMKCNRPSVKMEDKDFPSTCSKKKADRKSFCTIHSTGYLKSWPPTKMGLDEDNEPDNEGCNLSCLVAIGRLHPHIVLQPVNGDIRVKPTEYVSRHTIDGKFVFVDQRATAILAYLPQELLGTSFYEYFHQDDIGHLAECHRQVLQMREKITTNCYKFKIKDGSFITLRSRWFSFMNPWTKEVEYIVSTNTVVSGSVPEGTDAGYPQSASSPQSMDSVLTSGDGGGKRALQTVPGIPGGTRAGAGKIGRMIAEEVMEIQRIRGSSPSSCGSSPLNITSTPPPDTCSPGGKKIQNGGTPDLPSSGLGPGPDSIGYPYSNNSIMSDNSHLSIDIMDEPGSSSPSNDEAAMAVIMSLLEADAGLGGPVDFSDLPWPL
- the bmal1a gene encoding basic helix-loop-helix ARNT like 1a isoform X1, whose protein sequence is MADQRMDISSTINDFMSPGSTELISSSVGTPGMDYTRKRKGSATEYHDGMDTDMEKQLGREDQPGRIKNAREAHSQIEKRRRDKMNSFIDELASLVPTCNAMSRKLDKLTVLRMAVQHMKTLRGATNPYTEANYKPAFLSDDELKHLILKAADGFLFVVGCDRGKILFVSESVYKILNYSQNDLIGQSLFDYLHPKDIAKVKEQLSSSDTAPRERLIDAKTGLPVKTDITPGPSRLCSGARRSFFCRMKCNRPSVKMEDKDFPSTCSKKKADRKSFCTIHSTGYLKSWPPTKMGLDEDNEPDNEGCNLSCLVAIGRLHPHIVLQPVNGDIRVKPTEYVSRHTIDGKFVFVDQRATAILAYLPQELLGTSFYEYFHQDDIGHLAECHRQVLQMREKITTNCYKFKIKDGSFITLRSRWFSFMNPWTKEVEYIVSTNTVVSGSVPEGTDAGYPQSASSPQSMDSVLTSGDGGGKRALQTVPGIPGGTRAGAGKIGRMIAEEVMEIQRIRGSSPSSCGSSPLNITSTPPPDTCSPGGKKIQNGGTPDLPSSGLGPGPDSIGYPYSNNSIMSDNSHLSIDIMDEPGSSSPSNDEAAMAVIMSLLEADAGLGGPVDFSDLPWPL